One window from the genome of Kluyveromyces marxianus DMKU3-1042 DNA, complete genome, chromosome 3 encodes:
- a CDS encoding putative nitronate monooxygenase, producing the protein MANRKVLTELLGIKYPILLSPMAGVSTPELAAIVSNEGGLGSLGLGASPVEKSREAIFKTQLLTDKPFQVNFFCHEQEPLNKTAANGWTSFMEPIFGKFGATPKKELKKIYKSFLEEPKMLELVLDTKPKAVSFHFGVPSKEIIQELKRANIVTMATVTQISEANVARQAGIDILVAQGVEAGGHRGMFNPSVDPGILTKDLVMLLVSKIGDPYGIPIVAAGGIMRGRDIKEMYRLGADGCQLGTAFIQCKESGASEAYREALFKPKIITQITDSISGRPARAIFNSWHSEVDIPSRPQRPCYPNAYDLGKQLHSVSSSVENSNTNNPSSFGIHWAGSNVIKSRRLDASKLFQTLVQEIDE; encoded by the coding sequence ATGGCTAATAGAAAGGTGTTAACGGAACTTTTAGGAATAAAATACCCTATTTTACTATCCCCAATGGCGGGAGTGTCTACGCCGGAACTGGCCGCAATTGTATCTAATGAAGGAGGTTTGGGTTCTCTAGGTTTAGGTGCTAGCCCAGTGGAAAAGTCTAGGGAGGCAATATTCAAGACGCAGTTGTTGACAGACAAACCCTTTCAGGTCAATTTTTTCTGTCATGAACAGGAACCGTTGAATAAAACGGCAGCAAACGGATGGACTTCCTTCATGGAACCAATCTTTGGTAAGTTCGGAGCTACTCCAAAGAAGGAACTAAAAAAGATTTATAAGAGTTTTTTGGAAGAGCCGAAGATGCTAGAATTGGTGCTAGATACGAAACCAAAAGCCGTTAGTTTCCACTTTGGTGTTCCATCGAAGGAAATAATTCAAGAACTTAAAAGGGCCAACATTGTCACTATGGCTACTGTAACACAGATAAGTGAAGCTAATGTTGCTCGCCAAGCAGGAATTGATATATTAGTTGCCCAAGGTGTGGAAGCGGGGGGTCATCGAGGGATGTTCAACCCTTCCGTTGATCCAGGCATTTTGACAAAAGATCTGGTAATGTTGCTTGTTAGCAAGATTGGTGATCCTTATGGAATACCAATTGTAGCTGCAGGTGGGATTATGAGAGGTAGGGATATCAAAGAGATGTACAGACTTGGTGCTGATGGATGTCAATTAGGGACAGCTTTCATTCAATGTAAGGAATCTGGGGCAAGTGAAGCCTATAGAGAAGCACTattcaaaccaaaaattaTTACCCAGATTACTGACAGTATTTCTGGACGTCCTGCCAGAGCAATTTTCAATAGCTGGCATTCCGAGGTTGACATACCGAGCAGACCGCAAAGACCTTGTTATCCGAACGCCTATGATTTGGGGAAGCAGCTTCATTCGGTCTCAAGCTCAGTAGAAAATTCCAACACCAACAATCCGTCTTCTTTTGGTATACACTGGGCTGGCTCAAATGTTATCAAGAGTAGAAGACTAGATGCATCAAAACTCTTCCAAACGCTCGTCCAAGAGATTGACGAAtaa
- the OAF1 gene encoding fungal specific transcription factor domain-containing protein, which produces MGSHAAIKELEKEVTYWRNVALGIETESEYEQDTRKASIYSLTKFLTDDNDPRANSIKLNFYEVYPRLISKGCIRQDINPFSVNYLLFADPYVSLFVKFVFQTPYRKGLRGNFQVDTEPQQDLDASSILKILKLNESAFEKLSASKKEKVNEFIEQIITQNYQPNMDTRNNEVFMNLLNTMSSPKFIEDKCLYGQYSPLLLTYISRIQNELPSLSTIRLLLNNYYQHIYPMFPCLDIDLFEELITSVLEADRNNIERIVLNLGTTNIKLKLFNIAILFLLLQLSISHLKLRLFDHRSMQDDVHHKYDDERAWIQSLSKSHENLTYISAELLSILNVYQSRTEEIITWHMLLWSILAHNPDCCSIYNDSTTEGVVSLVGPLVLDLGLDRDPSNFLKPTGNMKIDPRYKNYRRRLWMCYCFMSRFEVTVKGKSAQKNSANLAAIPGITDRDNGWTLYSSLYKKDMVKPNEAELEILGLVYKFAQFCAVFKPMDELLRSTDSYLTLTQVEKLYQEISIYIDPEFKKTTEGTERWVHNPTIGITYNIDDIERILAVERQIVARNSQLTLCGMMVQYFNSLKNQDSYILDRVLLYCERVFSNICEGVKYLSQYFNVRYTENIDTTGKFYTNRASQVYLSRCALQLVSHILKVDHMIGLSKRRSNQQSFLYEDHLAQPEGNKVNIQRRQYIILRTKLLSILEEVHSNSSEELRYNYMSGFRYALIGDCTMHFLKQDGRRFLMRDILLSDSGIHDGTFTEGNFHLLSVEEKESMLLDANELIRLGEKDLQILVDTVSTFVDETSEPENSSVMPQNLFAYTATTTDTMVNQFSLELAGVSADFDIVFGNTNFPE; this is translated from the coding sequence ATGGGTTCTCACGCTGCTATTAAGGAATTAGAAAAAGAGGTTACATATTGGAGAAATGTTGCACTGGGTATAGAGACTGAATCGGAATATGAGCAAGATACACGTAAGGCGTCAATTTATTCTCTCACTAAATTTTTGACGGATGATAATGATCCAAGGGCTAATAGCATTAAACTCAACTTTTACGAAGTATATCCACGTCTCATTAGTAAGGGTTGCATTAGGCAGGACATAAACCCTTTTTCGGTGAATTACCTGTTGTTTGCCGACCCATACGTCTCACTATTTGTCAAGTTTGTGTTTCAAACTCCATACCGTAAAGGTCTCAGGGGTAATTTCCAAGTTGATACGGAACCGCAACAAGACCTTGACGCCTCGTCCATTCTAAAGATTCTAAAATTGAACGAGTCTGCGTTTGAGAAATTAAGtgcttcaaagaaagagaaggtAAACGAATTTATTGAACAGATAATAACTCAAAATTACCAACCAAATATGGATACTAGAAATAACGAAGTATTCATGAATCTTTTAAATACAATGTCATCTCCAAAATTCATCGAAGACAAGTGCTTATACGGACAATATTCTCCTTTATTGTTAACTTACATTTCACGAATACAAAATGAGCTACCGTCACTATCTACTATACGATTGCTCTTAAACAATTACTATCAACATATCTATCCTATGTTTCCATGTTTGGATATTGATTTATTCGAAGAACTTATCACTTCCGTACTTGAAGCTGATCGGAATAATATAGAAAGAATTGTTCTAAATCTCGGAACTACAAACATTAAGTTGAAGCTCTTTAATATCGCTATTCTGTTTCTATTGCTTCAGCTTTCAATATCTCATTTAAAGTTAAGGCTCTTCGACCATCGATCGATGCAGGACGATGTTCATCACAAGTATGATGATGAACGCGCATGGATCCAAAGCTTGTCGAAATCCCATGAGAACTTGACATATATATCGGCAGAATTATTGTCGATCTTAAATGTCTATCAGTCTAGAACTGAAGAAATAATTACTTGGCATATGCTTTTGTGGTCAATTTTAGCCCACAATCCAGATTGCTGTAGCATTTACAATGATTCTACAACAGAAGGCGTTGTTAGTTTGGTTGGGCCCTTGGTGCTAGATTTAGGACTTGATCGAGATCCCTCAAACTTCTTAAAACCAACTGGTAACATGAAAATAGACCCTAGGTACAAAAACTATAGACGACGTCTCTGGATGTGCTACTGTTTCATGTCAAGATTCGAGGTTACAGTGAAAGGAAAAAGCGCACAAAAGAATTCTGCTAATCTTGCAGCAATTCCTGGAATTACCGACAGAGACAATGGCTGGACCTTGTACTCTTCACTTTATAAAAAGGATATGGTAAAACCTAATGAAGCAGAGTTGGAGATACTAGGTTTAGTTTATAAGTTTGCGCAATTCTGTGCTGTTTTCAAACCGATGGATGAACTTTTGAGAAGTACGGATAGTTATTTAACTCTAACACAGGTGGAAAAACTGTATCAAGAGATAAGCATCTATATAGACCCGGAGTTCAAGAAGACTACAGAGGGTACAGAAAGATGGGTACACAACCCAACCATCGGTATCACTTATAATATCGATGATATTGAGCGCATACTTGCGGTGGAAAGACAGATAGTAGCTCGAAACTCTCAACTTACCCTATGTGGCATGATGGTCCAATACTTCAATTCTCTAAAGAATCAGGATTCTTATATCCTTGACAGAGTGCTTCTATACTGCGAAAGAGTATTCTCAAATATTTGTGAAGGAGTGAAATACTTGAGCCAATATTTTAATGTCAGATACACTGAAAACATTGATACTACAGGGAAGTTCTACACTAACAGAGCCTCTCAAGTTTACTTATCAAGGTGTGCCCTTCAATTAGTTTCACATATACTCAAGGTTGATCACATGATAGGCCTTTCAAAGAGAAGGTCCAATCAGCAATCCTTTTTGTATGAAGATCATCTCGCACAAccagaaggaaataaaGTAAACATACAAAGGCGCcagtatattatattacgCACAAAGCTCTTATCAATACTCGAGGAAGTACACTCAAATTCCTCGGAAGAACTACGCTATAATTACATGTCAGGGTTTAGGTACGCTTTGATAGGCGATTGCACAATGCATTTCCTCAAACAAGATGGCAGAAGATTTTTGATGAGAGATATACTATTATCAGATAGCGGCATTCATGACGGAACATTCACAGAGGGAAATTTTCACCTTCTGAGTGtcgaagaaaaagaaagtatGCTACTTGATGCAAATGAGCTTATACGGTTAGGCGAGAAAGACCTGCAAATATTGGTTGATACAGTATCCACTTTTGTTGACGAAACAAGCGAGCCTGAAAATTCATCCGTAATGCCTCAAAATCTATTTGCATatacagcaacaacaactgaTACAATGGTAAACCAATTTAGCCTTGAACTTGCTGGTGTTTCCGCAGATTTTGATATAGTATTTGGCAATACAAATTTTCCGGAATGA
- the ACS1 gene encoding acetate--CoA ligase 1: MSPAVNTATPQDPIITMKNASATDASSKEKKTFEYEHLTSVPVVHPIPITERLSAEAARNYKPNLPGGFEEYKALHKESLENPAKFYHERAQLLNWFKPYDQVFIPDSEGKPTFENNAWFTNGQLNACYNLVDRHAFSQPDKVAILYEADEPGQGYSLTYSELLEQVCKVAQVLQYSMNVRKGDTVAVYMPMIPEALITLLAITRIGAVHSVVFAGFSSNSLRDRINDAYSKTVITTDESKRGGKTIETKRIVDEAVKETPQVTNVLVYKRTHNKHIRYVPGRDLDWDEELKKYKSYYPCEPVDSEHPLFLLYTSGSTGAPKGVQHSTAGYLLQALLSMKYTFDVQKDDVFFTAGDIGWITGHTYCVYGPLLSGCTTLVFEGTPAYPSFSRYWEVIDKYQVTQFYVAPTALRLLKRAGDSYTEGFSLKSLRCLGSVGEPIAAEVWEWYSEKIGKNELPIVDTYWQTESGSHLVTPLAGGATPMKPGSAAFPFFGIDLAVLDPTTGEEQTGQHAEGVLAIKRPWPSFARTIWKNNDRFLDTYLKPYPGYYFTGDGVAKDKDGFFWILGRVDDVVNVSGHRLSTAEIEAAIIEDDMVAECAVVGFSDELTGQAVAAFVVLKNKSSLTAASDSELQDIKKHLILTVRKDIGPFAAPKLIVLVDDLPKTRSGKIMRRILRKILAGESDQLGDVSTLSNPGIVKHLIDSVKL, encoded by the coding sequence ATGTCTCCTGCTGTTAATACTGCGACTCCACAGGACCCCATAATTACTATGAAAAACGCCAGCGCCACTGATGCGTCttctaaagaaaagaaaacttttgaatatGAACATTTAACCTCGGTGCCAGTTGTCCATCCAATTCCCATTACTGAGAGGTTGAGCGCCGAAGCCGCTAGGAACTACAAGCCAAACTTGCCAGGTGGCTTTGAAGAGTACAAGGCATTGCACAAGGAATCATTGGAAAACCCAGCCAAATTCTACCATGAGCGGGCTCAGCTGttgaattggttcaaaCCATACGACCAGGTTTTTATTCCAGATTCTGAGGGGAAACCCACTTTCGAAAACAATGCCTGGTTCACCAATGGTCAATTGAACGCCTGTTACAACTTGGTCGATCGTCACGCGTTCTCCCAACCAGATAAGGTTGCCATTCTGTATGAAGCTGACGAGCCGGGCCAAGGTTACAGCTTGACCTATTCCGAGTTGTTGGAACAAGTGTGCAAAGTCGCACAAGTTTTACAGTACTCAATGAACGTCAGGAAGGGCGACACTGTCGCAGTGTACATGCCCATGATCCCAGAAGCCTTGATTACCTTGTTAGCTATTACGCGTATTGGTGCAGTGCACTCTGTCGTGTTTGCTGGTTTCTCTTCAAACTCCTTGCGTGATCGTATCAACGACGCTTATTCGAAAACTGTCATTACCACTGACGAGTCTAAAAGAGGTGGTAAGACAATTGAGACGAAACGCATCGTTGATGAAGCTGTCAAGGAAACTCCCCAAGTCACTAACGTGTTGGTCTACAAGCGTACGCACAACAAACATATCAGATATGTGCCTGGTAGAGATTTGGACTGggatgaagaattgaagaaatacAAGTCTTACTATCCTTGCGAACCTGTAGACTCAGAACATccattgttcttgttgtacACTTCAGGGTCGACTGGTGCTCCAAAAGGTGTCCAGCATTCAACCGCAGGTTACTTATTACAAGCGCTTTTGAGCATGAAGTACACTTTTGACGTTCAAAAAGACGACGTGTTCTTTACCGCTGGTGATATTGGCTGGATCACTGGTCATACATACTGTGTTTATGGACCATTGCTTTCAGGGTGCACAACTTTGGTCTTCGAGGGTACTCCAGCTTATCCAAGTTTCTCTCGTTATTGGGAAGTCATCGATAAGTACCAGGTCACCCAATTTTACGTAGCACCTACCGCTTTGCGTTTATTGAAGAGAGCTGGTGACTCCTACACTGAAGGGTTTTCCCTCAAATCCTTGCGTTGTTTAGGTTCCGTTGGAGAACCTATTGCTGCCGAAGTTTGGGAGTGGTACTCAGAAAAGATCGGTAAGAACGAACTACCTATTGTAGACACGTACTGGCAAACCGAATCTGGTTCCCATTTGGTGACACCATTAGCAGGAGGTGCAACTCCGATGAAACCAGGTTCGGCTGCTTTCCCATTCTTTGGTATCGATTTGGCTGTATTGGATCCAACCACGGGCGAAGAACAAACAGGACAACATGCCGAAGGTGTCTTGGCGATTAAAAGACCATGGCCTTCCTTTGCTAGAACtatttggaagaacaatGACAGATTTTTGGACACATACTTGAAACCATACCCTGGCTACTACTTCACTGGTGATGGTGTTGCCAAGGATAAGGACGGATTCTTCTGGATCTTAGGTCGTGTGGACGATGTTGTTAACGTTTCCGGTCACCGATTATCAACTGCTGAAATTGAAGCCGCCattattgaagatgatatgGTAGCTGAGTGCGCGGTTGTTGGATTTAGCGACGAATTGACAGGGCAAGCAGTGGCAGCCTTTGTTgtgttgaaaaataaatCCAGTTTAACCGCTGCTAGTGATTCCGAATTGCAGGATATTAAGAAACATTTAATATTAACGGTTAGAAAAGATATTGGACCATTTGCTGCTCCAAAGCTAATCGTTTTAGTTGATGATTTGCCAAAGACTAGATCAGGTAAAATTATGAGACGTATCTTGAGAAAGATTTTGGCTGGAGAATCTGATCAATTAGGAGATGTTTCCACCTTATCTAACCCAGGTATTGTAAAACATTTGATTGATTCGGTGAAATTGTGA
- the AIM2 gene encoding protein AIM2, which translates to MASNPPGKCCVEGFYHEGTPSGKTSELYGLETYVAGPESSKDGNVLVILTDVYGIKVNNVLLIADQLAAISGYKVYVPDFLFGDEVGNDVVMMDGTFDVAGWLQRHNVEKTHGLVNGFLTSLKSDVKPNKIGVIGYCFGAKYAIKQIDSESGLADVAAVAHPSFVDIKEVEAIGKRPLLISAAENDTIFPEELRRQTEDSLKKMGANYQLNIFGTVAHGFACRGDLSVPQVRYAQDKTIEDQVSFFKFYFNNV; encoded by the coding sequence ATGGCTTCTAATCCTCCAGGTAAGTGTTGTGTCGAAGGGTTTTATCACGAAGGCACCCCATCTGGTAAAACATCTGAATTATATGGTTTAGAGACATACGTTGCTGGCCCAGAATCATCAAAGGATGGTAATGTTCTAGTTATTCTCACTGATGTCTACGGTATCAAAGTTAATAACGTTTTGTTGATTGCTGATCAATTGGCCGCTATATCTGGTTATAAAGTGTACGTCCCTGACTTTTTATTTGGTGATGAAGTCGGCAATGACGTTGTCATGATGGATGGTACATTTGACGTGGCAGGCTGGTTGCAAAGACACAATGTTGAAAAGACACATGGCCTTGTTAATGGCTTTTTAACAAGTTTGAAGAGCGATGTCAAACCAAATAAGATTGGTGTTATTGGATACTGTTTCGGGGCCAAATATGCTATCAAGCAAATCGATTCTGAAAGTGGTTTGGCTGATGTTGCTGCAGTTGCACACCCATCGTTTGTTGATATTAAGGAAGTCGAAGCTATTGGTAAGAGACCACTTTTGATATCTGCTGCTGAGAACGATACCATTTTCCCTGAAGAATTAAGACGTCAAACCGAAGAttcattgaagaaaatgggAGCTAATTATCAACTCAACATTTTCGGTACCGTAGCACATGGTTTTGCTTGTAGAGGTGATTTGAGTGTTCCTCAGGTTAGATATGCCCAAGACAAGACAATTGAAGATCAAGTgtcattcttcaaattctaCTTCAACAACGTTTAA
- a CDS encoding DNA polymerase alpha subunit B domain containing protein, with product MLVNLVSAFFSSNDTEISESARPQFCHGVQEDDIDLQLRSLLYCYTRLNIEKLSPFYPVDSNPQTGEQLGDGSVVLDEVYNLERFKSMLREDPHRILVDWCKNKARLMCILSGNPIRSHTPLPKDFPFLVLKPDSSEDVYVKKLVLESRLYQEHDIPLTWKIQCLQDIIKKQYSVLPTKRQVFNKQDRWQIMIKYLSKLAERVQIERVYKAYSTQNLSSRRLSNTSDPGNDTLRVSEKPLSTPSTPNRGLRSKPSMTILRLDNSVRSRMSPSLTGSPTRNAPNSPALQSRSPSPKKQSNRSTNANLFSITPDHSANNSPLYQQSRSCVVKRLQREKRAILAETGKTFIAL from the coding sequence ATGCTAGTGAACCTTGTTTCtgctttcttttctagCAATGATACCGAAATTTCCGAATCTGCGAGACCCCAGTTCTGCCATGGGgttcaagaagatgacaTAGATCTTCAGCTTCGCTCCCTATTGTACTGCTATACAAGACtgaatattgaaaaattaagTCCATTCTATCCAGTGGACAGTAACCCACAAACTGGTGAACAATTAGGCGATGGAAGTGTGGTGCTTGACGAGGTTTATAACCTGGAAAGATTCAAATCAATGCTAAGAGAAGATCCGCACAGAATTCTTGTTGATTGGTGTAAGAATAAGGCAAGACTAATGTGCATTCTTTCTGGCAACCCTATCAGAAGCCACACCCCATTACCTAAAGATTTTCCATTCCTGGTCTTGAAGCCAGATAGTTCTGAAGACGTTTATGTCAAAAAGTTAGTGCTAGAAAGTAGGCTGTACCAAGAACATGATATTCCACTTACATGGAAAATCCAATGCCTCCaagatataataaaaaaacagtATAGTGTTCTCCCGACAAAAAGACAGGTTTTTAATAAACAAGATCGCTGGCAAATCATGATCAAGTATTTATCGAAATTAGCAGAACGAGTGCAGATCGAGAGAGTATACAAGGCATACAGTACTCAAAACCTATCATCAAGAAGACTTTCTAATACTAGCGACCCAGGTAATGACACTTTACGCGTCTCCGAAAAACCACTGAGTACGCCTTCCACTCCGAACAGAGGATTGCGAAGTAAACCATCAATGACTATTTTAAGACTTGATAATAGTGTGAGATCAAGAATGTCGCCGTCGTTAACGGGATCTCCCACTAGAAATGCTCCAAACTCCCCTGCGCTTCAGTCAAGAAGCCCCTCACCGAAGAAACAGTCCAATAGAAGCACAAATGCAAATCTGTTCTCAATCACTCCTGATCATTCTGCAAATAATAGCCCATTATATCAACAGTCTAGATCATGTGTTGTCAAAAGGTTGCAAAGAGAGAAACGTGCTATTTTGGCTGAGACGGGAAAGACATTTATTGCATTATAA
- the MRPL11 gene encoding mitochondrial 54S ribosomal protein uL10m, giving the protein MLSTILKNSITAVRASYAGPSFVKRFASTNAAAASESIRTTVKPLNSRKTFLIDSYKHMMDTSPVLLFCHHNNLMKGENAHFRSELNKIGAKLTILRNNLFQVYLRTSRNPDPAAPVKRSEQDWNHPLLPLFKGPTAAISFKETDPAKVKKVMKLLEKSQDKLFIIGAKVENDAYDLKKLQSFKDLPTKTQLQSELLGLLHILSGAGLVQTLEAGSNMLYLTLKSHEDNINPENKKKDDEGN; this is encoded by the coding sequence ATGCTTTCGACTATTCTAAAGAACTCGATAACAGCAGTCCGTGCATCCTATGCGGGGCCATCGTTTGTGAAGAGATTTGCTTCCACaaatgctgctgctgcatcGGAAAGCATCAGAACAACAGTCAAGCCCTTGAACTCCCGTAAGACGTTCCTAATCGATTCATACAAGCACATGATGGACACCAGCCCTGTTCTTCTATTTTGTCATCACAATAACTTGATGAAGGGAGAAAATGCCCACTTCAGATCAGAGTTAAATAAGATTGGAGCCAAGTTGACAATATTGAGAAACAACTTATTCCAAGTTTACTTGAGGACATCTAGGAACCCGGATCCTGCTGCTCCAGTGAAACGTTCAGAGCAAGATTGGAACCACCCGTTACTACCTTTGTTTAAAGGTCCTACAGCAgctatttctttcaaagaaacagaCCCTGcaaaggtaaaaaaagTGATGAAGCTACTTGAGAAATCCCAAGACAAACTCTTCATTATTGGTGCCAAAGTTGAAAACGATGCATATGACTTGAAAAAGTTACAATCCTTCAAAGATTTGCCAACAAAGACCCAACTTCAATCAGAACTTCTTGGACTCTTACATATATTAAGTGGTGCTGGTTTGGTGCAAACTTTGGAAGCTGGCTCAAACATGTTGTACTTGACTTTGAAATCTCACGAAGACAACATTAACCCtgagaacaagaagaaggatgaTGAGGGAAATTAA
- the FLC2 gene encoding flavin adenine dinucleotide transporter FLC2, which produces MRSLSLLVTFVATLMLLPFASALKYIQTSSLLTCMENSQFSASFFDVTFFPHNRSAIFNVDATTTISEKVVAKAELIVYGLNVLNKKFDLCELKENAVCPLSAGRIEVKSSYTLDKDNDLTKKIPGIAYTVPDLDAQVRVIAYSSSDTAFATPLACVQAVLSNGKTVQTKYASWAIAAISGLGVLTSAIVSVIGHSTTAAHIASNSISLFVYFQNLAITSMMGVARVPPIAAAWTQNFQWSMGIINVKFLQDIFDWYVKATGGTPVVVVSNKDILSVSVQKRGLSSHIKDFARKSISNIQPSIQKRTLIDSGYDFSKLLSNTELYTTNERNTTDYSTKVLVLTGIKRVAYLGGIELSNVFLTGIVFTLFFLFCMVVGMAVFKAVIELLTKAGYMKETSKFYEYRRSWGSIIKGTLYRICIIAFPQVSILSIWEFTQRDSVAVVLDAVAVLAIISILLVYGVSRVVLRGRESTRLYKTPAYMLYGDSTFLNRFGFLYVQFKAELYWWLMPLLGYTFLRSLFVAVLQGEGKPQAMIVFIIELAYFVALCWARPYLDKRTNAFNIVIHALNLFNSLLFLFFSNLFGQPSVVSSVMAVILFVVNAVFALFLMIFTIVTCVLALVYKNPDARYQPMKDDRVSFIPKVQPKNDAGELFDLGRTVMNNNDGSPVEFEMKHPNSSARLLFDEDIDESNSTYDVGSQSRRFDSGSVNEPLQPTSAVMGDNTTNYARIPAAPSGNLRKPETSFSTNTQYQGYSGSNPYLNENPSYTSFNKPKKSSPENNMPYL; this is translated from the coding sequence ATGCGTTCGCTATCTCTACTCGTGACTTTTGTAGCGACGCTGATGCTTTTGCCCTTTGCAAGCGCGTTAAAGTATATCCAGACCTCGTCGCTCCTTACATGTATGGAGAATTCGCAGTTTTCTGCATCCTTTTTTGATGTAACATTTTTCCCTCATAATAGAAGTGCTATTTTCAACGTGGATGCAACGACTACCATTAGTGAGAAGGTTGTTGCGAAGGCAGAGTTAATTGTATATGGGTTAAACgttttgaacaaaaaatttgatCTATGTGAGCTCAAGGAAAATGCAGTCTGTCCGTTAAGCGCCGGAAGAATTGAAGTCAAATCGTCTTATACCTTGGACAAAGATAACGATCTAACAAAGAAAATCCCAGGTATTGCATACACAGTTCCTGATTTGGATGCTCAAGTGCGTGTTATTGCATACTCTAGTAGTGATACTGCATTTGCAACACCACTAGCTTGCGTCCAAGCTGTTCTTTCTAACGGTAAAACCGTTCAAACTAAGTACGCGTCATGGGCCATTGCGGCTATCTCTGGGTTGGGTGTCTTGACCTCAGCCATAGTTTCCGTCATTGGTCATTCTACCACAGCAGCACATATCGCTTCAAACTCCATCtccttgtttgtttatttcCAGAACTTGGCTATCACTTCCATGATGGGTGTTGCTCGTGTACCTCCTATTGCTGCTGCCTGGACTCAAAATTTCCAATGGTCTATGGGTATTATCAACGTCAAGTTTCTACAAGATATTTTCGACTGGTACGTTAAGGCAACTGGTGGAACTCCAGTAGTCGTCGTTTCAAACAAAGATATTTTATCCGTGTCAGTTCAAAAGAGAGGCTTGAGTTCTCACATCAAGGACTTCGCAAGAAAATCCATTTCTAACATTCAGCCTAGTATTCAAAAGAGAACATTAATTGATAGTGGTTATGACTTCAGTAAACTTTTGTCCAATACTGAATTATATACGACAAATGAAAGAAACACAACTGATTATTCAACTAAGGTCCTAGTTTTAACTGGTATCAAACGTGTAGCATACCTTGGAGGGATTGAGTTGAGTAATGTATTTTTAACAGGTATTGTATTcactcttttcttccttttctgcATGGTCGTTGGAATGGCTGTTTTTAAAGCAGTCATTGAGTTATTGACCAAAGCTGGCTATATGAAAGAAACTTCGAAATTTTATGAATATAGGAGATCATGGGGTAGTATTATCAAGGGTACGCTTTACAGAATTTGTATTATTGCATTCCCACAGGTCTCAATTCTATCCATCTGGGAGTTCACTCAACGTGATTCGGTTGCCGTCGTTCTTGATGCTGTCGCAGTATTAGCGATCATTTCAATACTATTAGTATACGGCGTGAGTAGGGTTGTGTTAAGAGGAAGAGAGTCAACTCGATTATACAAAACTCCAGCATATATGCTTTATGGTGATTCGACTTTTTTGAACAGATTTGGTTTCCTTTACGTTCAATTTAAAGCTGAACTATACTGGTGGTTAATGCCTTTACTAGGATATACTTTCTTGAGATCATTGTTCGTAGCAGTGCTACAAGGAGAAGGTAAACCTCAAGCTATGATTGTTTTCATCATCGAGTTGGCATATTTTGTTGCTTTGTGTTGGGCTAGACCTTACTTGGACAAGCGTACAAATGCCTTCAACATCGTTATCCATGCTCTCAATTTATTCAactctcttttatttttgtttttctcaAATCTCTTTGGACAACCTTCGGTTGTTTCTAGTGTCATGGCAGTTATCTTATTCGTCGTTAATGCAGTGTTTGCATTATTCCTTATGATATTCACTATTGTCACCTGTGTGTTAGCCTTAGTTTACAAGAACCCAGATGCTCGCTACCAACCAATGAAAGATGACCGTGTGTCCTTTATTCCTAAGGTTCAGCCCAAAAACGATGCTGGTGAACTCTTTGACTTAGGTAGAACCGTGATGAATAACAACGACGGTTCTCCTGTAGAATTTGAGATGAAGCATCCTAATAGCTCCGCAAGACTTTTgtttgatgaagatattgaCGAATCTAACAGCACTTATGATGTAGGATCTCAGTCGAGAAGATTTGACTCTGGTAGTGTAAATGAACCATTACAACCTACATCAGCAGTTATGGGTGATAATACTACAAACTATGCACGTATACCAGCCGCTCCAAGCGGTAATCTACGGAAACCAGAAACTTCCTTCTCTACAAATACACAATATCAAGGTTACTCCGGTAGCAACCCATATCTGAATGAAAATCCTAGCTACACCAGCTTCAATAAACCGAAGAAAAGTAGTCCCGAGAATAATATGCCATACTTGTGA